Below is a window of Tolypothrix bouteillei VB521301 DNA.
GGATGAGACGGTCTTTGAATCCTTGGGTGACTTCCATGGTGATGCCTTTTTCGGCTAGGCGACCAAAGACTTCCTTGAGCATAATGTCGGCGATTTGCGACACTTCTTCTTTGGAAAGCTGGCGGAAGACAATGATTTCATCTAGACGGTTGAGGAATTCCGGACGGAAGTACTGTTTGAGTTCTTCGTTCACCAAAGACTTGATGCGGTTGTATTGTGCTTCGGATACATCTTCAGCAACGTCGAAACCAAATCCGCTACCGCTCTTCTCAATTACCTTAGAACCAATGTTGGATGTCAAAATCAGCAAGGTGTTCTTGAAGTCTACAGTGCGACCTTTAGCATCAGTCAAGCGACCATCTTCCAGAATTTGCAGCAGCATATTGAAGACGTCGGGGTGCGCTTTTTCAATTTCGTCAAACAGCACAACTGTGTAAGGACGGCGGCGCACAGCTTCTGTCAATTGACCGCCTTCGTTATAACCGACATACCCTGGAGGCGAACCAATCAGCTTGCTGACGGTGTGGCGTTCCATGTATTCGGACATATCCAAGCGGATCATTGCTTCTTCAGAACCGAAGAAGTAGGAAGCTAGGGCTTTTGCCAACTCAGTTTTACCTACACCTGTTGGACCGGAGAAGATAAAGCTGGCTATTGGTCGATTGGGGTTCTTCAAACCGACACGCGCACGGCGAATGGCTCGTGAAACCGCTTTCACAGCATCTTCTTGTCCGATCAGGCGCTGGTGCAGGGTGTCTTCCATGTGCAACAACTTCTCGGATTCCGATTCTGTGAGTTTGTTCACAGGAACTCCCGTCCAAGAAGCAACAATGTGGGCGATGTCCTCTTCTGTTACGACAGGTTCATCACCTTCATTGCGAGTTGAATTCGTCTTACTTTGAGCAATGGCGCGAATTTCCGCTTTGATTTCCATCTCGCGATCGCGCAATTCCCCTGCTCTGTCAAAATCTTGAGCGCGGACTGCATCGTCTTTCTCTTTCAAAATCTGACGCAGTTCTCTGTCTAACTCTTTAGCTGCGGGTGGCAATTGAGAGTTGATCAAGCGTACCCGAGAACCAGCTTCGTCAATCAAGTCGATCGCCTTGTCTGGTAAGTAACGGTCACTAATATAGCGGTCGGATAATTTCGCCGCCGCTACCAATGCTTCATCAGAGATTTTTAGTTTGTGGTGCTGTTCGTAACGATCTCGCAGACCATATAGAATTTCAATAGTTTCTTCTACTGACGGTTCACCTACCATCACTGGCTGGAAGCGACGTTCTAGGGCTGCATCACGCTCAATGTGTTTGCGATATTCATCTAGAGTTGTTGCACCGATACACTGCAATTCACCTCGCGCCAAGGCTGGTTTGAGAATATTTGCTGCATCGATAGCGCCTTCTGCTGCACCCGCACCGATTAGGGTGTGTACCTCGTCTATGACAAGAATGACGTTACCCGCTTGACGAATTTCATCCATGATTTTCTTCAAGCGTTCTTCAAACTCACCTCGATACTTGGTACCTGCGACCAGCAGACCGATATCTAGGGTGACAACGCGCTTATCTTCTAGAATGTCCGGGACATCCTTATTAGCAATGCGTTGAGCTAGACCTTCAGCAATGGCTGTTTTACCAACTCCTGGTTCCCCAATCAGCACTGGATTATTTTTTGTCCGCCGACCCAATATTTGGATCACGCGTTCAATTTCTTTAGCTCTTCCTACAACTGGATCGAGCTTTCCATCTGCTGCCATTTGGGTCAAGTTCGAGCCAAACTCATCCAAAGTCGGGGTTTTGTTCCCGCGAGATGGACCGCCTGGAGTCACCTCAGCGGTTTCTCCCAGCATTCGGATCACTTGAGTTCTAACCTTAGATAGATCTACGCCTAGATTTTCTAGTACTCTGGCTGCTACACCTTCTCCTTCTCGGATTAAGCCCAACAGCAGATGCTCGGTACCAATGTAGTTATGCCCTAATTGGCGCGCTTCTTCCAAGGATAGTTCCAGAACTCGTTTTGCTCGTGGCGTGAACGGAATTTCCACCGCCACAAAACCCGAACCCCGGCCTATGATCTTTTCTACTTCAATCCGAGCGTCTTTGAGATTGACGCCCATTGATTTCAGTACCTTAGCCGCCACGCCGGTACCTTCTCCAATCAGACCCAAGAGGATCTGCTCGGTACCCACGAAATTGTGCCCAAGGCGGCGAGCTTCTTCCTGGGCTAGCATGATAACCTTAATGGCTTTTTCTGTGAAGCGTTCAAACATATGGCCTTTATCCCATCACCTGCGTCGTGCCGGTACGCTGATTTTAGCACAGGCAAAACAATCGGATGCCTGTATAAAGGTGTAGACAACCGAATATTTCTACCCAAATTTTTTGGGCAGTTGTTAAGTATTTATTACTTTTTATTTAGTTTTATTTACTTTGATGTTGTCAGCGTGCTGAGGAGCTAGTCTTTTTTATCGTTCTAAGGACTGACATCAAACAAATTAATAACTTTGGATGGTTTTTTTAAGTCAATCCCAAATAGAATTATCTATCATTTTTTTAGAACTCTGTCAAGCACGAGTTGAACTTTCACACAAATATTCATAGGCAAAATATTACAGTAGAATATTAAACTTTTATTAAAGCTTTTAATAAGTTAGGGTTAAGGCTTGAGGGTAGTAGGGTGCTACCCACCTTACCAGTCTCTCATGCGATCGATGACTCGCTAGAATGAAAATATTTCTTTCTCAGTCCCGAGTTCCCAACAGCCAGTTGTTATGTTCTCTCAGACGATCGCCGATCCCACGATACCAATTCTCTAAAATTTGCTCAAATTGAGGATGTTGTAAATCTTTCAACCAAAGAATCAGAGCGTCCTCATCGTTATCCTTGTAATAACGCCGTCTGAGTCCGGCTGTTTGGAAGCCAAATTTTTGGTACAAAGCGATGGCGGCTGAGTTAGAAGCACGAACTTCTAATGTGGCTCGCTCTAAAGCGCGATCGCGAGCCAATTTAAGTAGAGAGTAAAGTAAAGCTTGTCCCAAGCCCTGACGCTGGTGCTGGGGATGCACGGCCAAGATAGTAATGTGCGCTTCATCTAAAATTGACCAAAAGCACCCCATTCCGAGTAATTTCACGACAGAGACTGGAGAAAATATACCGAGGAGTTCGCTGTTGGGGCTATCTAATTCCCGTTGATAGCCATCCAAAGTCCACAAACCTCCGAAACAGAGCCTATCTAAATCGACCATTTCATTGAGGTCTGCTGATGTGAGTGCTCTAATTTCTAATTTTGATTCGTTCACAGGTAAAATAAAGCTCGCATTATTCATATGCCAAAGCAACAGGGCGTTCCTCCTACCTTTCTTGTAAACTGAGAAACGGAGGATTCACTCACGCCCTGAAATTAAATAAGGACAACTCTTACAGTTATGGTATCGACACAGTCTACTGGGGTTCAAGATTCTGGTAGTAAATATTTACCACAAGCAAATCGTGAAAGCACAAAAATTTCACCAAACCAGGAACTCTTACCGCTGACCGCTAGAATTAACAGTCGCGATTGCCTGGAGATAGGCGGTTGTGATGTTACAACTATTATTCAGCAGTTTGGTTCACCATTATATATTTTAGACGAAGAAACCTTACGCACCGCTTGTCGCCAATACCGCGACAGTTTTAAGCGTTACTATAAAGGTGAATCGCAAGTGATTTACGCATCAAAAGCGTGGAGTTGCATATCTGTTTGTGCGATCGTCGCCTCAGAAGGTTTGGGAATAGATGTAGTTTCAGGCGGTGAACTCTATACCGCGTTGACTGCGGGTGTAAGCCCTGACAAAATATACTTTCATGGTAATAATAAATCTCGCGAAGAATTAATTTTTGCCATTCAGTCAAGCTGCACCATTGTTGTAGATAACTGGTATGAGTTGCAAACCCTAGTAGAGTTAGGCAAAGGAGATTCTGAATTAGCAATTGGGTTGAATCCCCAATCCCCAATTCCCATCATGCTTCGACTGACACCGGGAATAGAATGCCATACTCACGAATACATTCGTACAGGACATTTGGATAGCAAATTTGGATTCGATCCCAATGAAATTGAAGAGTTGTTTACCTTTGTCAGTCAACAACCCGTTTTAAACTGCGTGGGTTTACACGCTCACATTGGATCTCAAATTTTTGAACGCCAACCCCATCAGGATTTGGCTGCTGTCATGGTGCAGTGGATGAGTAAAGCCACCCGGTATGGTTTAGCTGTCAAAGAGTTAAACGTAGGCGGTGGTTTGGGAATTAAGTACACCGAATCAGACGATCCACCCAGCATTGAAGAGTGGGTTCAACCAATTTGTGAAGTTATTCAAGAAGCTTGTGCTGCAGAAAACTTACCTTTGCCAAAGCTAATTGCCGAACCAGGGCGTTCTCTGATTGGTTCGTCATGTATCACAGCTTACACCATCGGTTCATCTAAAATTGTTCCCGACATCCGTAATTATGTATCTGTTGATGGAGGTATGTCTGATAATCCCCGTCCAATTACATACCAATCCATCTATCGTGCGGTAGTTGCCAATCGGATGTCTAGTCCTTTAACAGAAATTGCGACAATTGCCGGAAAACACTGTGAATCTGGGGATATTGTAATAAAGGATGCCCAGCTGCCAAAAAATCAACCGGGGGATATTCTCGTAGTAATGGCAACTGGTGCTTACAATTACAGTATGGCATCTAACTACAATCGCTTGCCTCGACCTGCAGCTGTTGTAGTGGCGAATGGCGAAGCAAATTTGATTTTGCGACGCGAAACCTATCAAGATTTAATTCGACAAGATTGCCTACCTGAAAGAGTAAAACAAGGATGAAAGATAAAGGATAAAGGATAAAAGATAAAGGATGAAGCATAAAGGAGCGAGGATGAAAAAAAAGATGAAGAGATAGGTGTATCTTTTTATACCTTAAATTCATATTTCATACTTTATCTTTCATACTTCATACTTGATACTTAATACTTCATACTTTATCTTTTATACTTCATACTTGATACTTTCACGCCAGATGTCATGGGAGATTGGTGGAAGCAATGGCTGACTACTCTATGGACACAGTCCTTGCTAGTTCAGACTCTAGATATTCTGTTAGTACTGGCGCTGACGTACATGATACTAGTTATTATTAGCGAGCGTCGGACACTGTGGATGGTGCGGGGATTCATCGTTTTGATGTTGGCATCAGCTATCAGTGGCAGATTAGAGTTGCATTTGTTGAATTTCGTATTAGAAAAGTTAGTGATTGGCTGTGCTGTCGCAATGGCGGTTGCTCTTCAGTCAGAGTTTCGCCGCTTTTTAGAACAATTGGGAAGAGGCGAATTCAAGCAACTTTTTCAACCGTCTCGTCTGGCGGTTCCGAAGTCTGATAGTGTAATTGATGAAATTGTCGATGCTGTTAAAGAGCTATCGAAAAACCGGATTGGAGCTTTGCTCATTTTGGAAACCACGGGTCCAATTGACGAACGGGATTTTTCTGTACCGGGAGTCAAGCTGAATGCGGAGGTTTCTAAAGAACTTATACAGACTATTTTTCAGCCAAAAACTCTTCTGCACGATGGAGCGACCTTAATTCGTGGTTCGCGGATTGTGTCATCAGGTATTATTCTACCTCTTTCAGGACGTACTGCCTCGCGCCAGCTGGGAACACGCCACCGCGCAGCGATGGGAATTACTGAACGGGTTGAAAATTGCATCTGTGTTGTTGTATCAGAAGAAACGGGTTCCATTTCGCTAGCGGAACGGGGAACTCTCAATAGACCTCTGACCATTACAAAGCTGAAAGAGTCATTAGAAGATCGATTTTCCCCCACTGTGGATCGGGAAGCTGTTGCTCCTGGTTTGTTAAGTTTAGGTCGTCAAATAAGTCGTCAGATTCAAAGTAAAGCACTATCACCCGTTTTACGTTTACTCGGATTACCATCGACTGCTTCGCGAGATAAAAAATGACAGCACAACAAACTGAACTGCGAAATTTGCCTTCTGATTTAAAACAAGAATTTTTGCCCAAGCACGTTGCGGTGATTATGGATGGCAATGGTCGATGGGCAAAGCGTCAAGGTTTACCCCGTATTATGGGACACAAGCGGGGAGTTGATGCTTTAAAAGATTTGCTTCGTTGCTGTAAAGACTGGGGAATTCAAGCATTAACAGCTTATGCTTTTTCAACAGAAAATTGGGGAAGACCTACCGAAGAAGTCGATTTCTTGATGACCCTATTTCAAAGGGTTTTGCGCCAAGAACTGAGGGAAATGCTAGAGGAAAATGTTCAAATTAGATTTGTAGGCAATTTGAGTGTTTTACCAAAAGCTCTCCAAGAAGAAATTTCCCGTTCTGTGGAACAAACAAAGGATAATTTCAGCATCAAATTTACTATAGCGACAAATTACGGAGGGAGGCAAGAGATTATACAGGCGTGTCGTTCAATTGCTAAAAAAGTACAGCAAGGTTTGCTGCAACCAGATGAAATTGATGAAGCTACATTTGAACATCACCTTTACACCACCGGAATTTGCGATCCCGATTTGTTGATTCGGACCAGTGGAGAGATGCGAGTTTCCAATTTTCTTCTCTGGCAAATTGCTTATGCAGAAATTTATATAACAGAAACTCTTTGGCCTGATTTTAACCGCGATGAATTTCATCGCGCTCTTTGTGCCTATCAGCAAAGAGAACGAAGATTTGGAAAAATCTAAATTATGAATTATGAATGCTGAATTATAAATGCTCATTGTCTTTCATAATTCATAATTCATAATTCATAATTCATAATTCATAATTCATAACCCTTTTAGGGTCCTGAAAAAACTGCCCGTTCCACATCTTGTCGGCTGAGAGAATACTTAAATGCACGTTGGATATCTTGCCCATCTTCTCCTGCAGCAATATACCGTACTATGATTTGTTCTATATCTAACCAAAGTTCAGCTTGCCAAGAAGGTCGCTGTACGTGCCAGCAATGCAGTTGAGTTTCATCTTGCTGACAGCCTTGTTCTTTCAACCAATGCTCAATTTGAGGAAGAGGGTGATTGTATAAAGGAGTATCGGGAGTAGGAAAAGACATAGGAATGATGAATGATGAATGATGAATGATGAATGATGAACGATGAATGATGTTTTTATTTCATAATTTATGATGAATGATGAATGATGTTTTTATTTTATAATTCATAATTCATAATTTTATGATGTTTTTATTTCATAATTCATAATTCATAATTCATAATTTAAAAAGCTGTTTCGCCACGAGTTAAACCAACGGCAATTGCTAGTAGCAAACAACCTATAAATGTTAAACCCAGAATAAACAAAGCAAAAATTTCTCCTGCAGAAAGAGGGCGATCGCTTGCATCTAGATAAGCTGATTTAGACCAGTCGTAAGACTTGGAAACAGGACGGTTTAAGTCTGTAGGCGATTGAATCACTCCAAAGCGCGAGTACCCAATTTTGAGATCGTAACTAAACCGTCGTTCTGGATTGCTGAGGGTAGCATAAGCCTCGTTCAGTTGCTGAAACTTAGCTGTTGCTAAAGCTGCAGGTAGACTTGTGGTATCTGGGTGATAGCGCTTACTCAGTTCCCGGTAAGCACGACGGATTTCAATCGGTGATGCTGAGGGATGCAGTCCTAGCAGGGAGTAATATGTTTGTTTGCTGCTTTGTTCGATTACCCCGTTTTGATTCACGGCTCTTGAGTCTCTAGCATTCAATGCATTTTTTTTATTCTAAACCGATAAACTGACTTAGCCCTAACGTTCAACATTCAGATTTTCGATATTCATGATTTTTGCAGTACAAACTTCTCCCCTGGCTACTTTAGTAAATCGGCACGGGGTTTAAAGTTTTCTAGTTGCCGTAACTTTTCGTAGAGTTCGCGTTCTTGTTGGGTGATATTTTTGGGAGCCACGATTTGAATTTCTACAAGTTGGTCGCCACGTTCGCCGTTTTCTTTGGGATATCCTTTTTGAGCAAGGCGAAAACGCTGACCGG
It encodes the following:
- a CDS encoding J domain-containing protein, which produces MEQSSKQTYYSLLGLHPSASPIEIRRAYRELSKRYHPDTTSLPAALATAKFQQLNEAYATLSNPERRFSYDLKIGYSRFGVIQSPTDLNRPVSKSYDWSKSAYLDASDRPLSAGEIFALFILGLTFIGCLLLAIAVGLTRGETAF
- the uppS gene encoding polyprenyl diphosphate synthase, which codes for MTAQQTELRNLPSDLKQEFLPKHVAVIMDGNGRWAKRQGLPRIMGHKRGVDALKDLLRCCKDWGIQALTAYAFSTENWGRPTEEVDFLMTLFQRVLRQELREMLEENVQIRFVGNLSVLPKALQEEISRSVEQTKDNFSIKFTIATNYGGRQEIIQACRSIAKKVQQGLLQPDEIDEATFEHHLYTTGICDPDLLIRTSGEMRVSNFLLWQIAYAEIYITETLWPDFNRDEFHRALCAYQQRERRFGKI
- the lysA gene encoding diaminopimelate decarboxylase: MVSTQSTGVQDSGSKYLPQANRESTKISPNQELLPLTARINSRDCLEIGGCDVTTIIQQFGSPLYILDEETLRTACRQYRDSFKRYYKGESQVIYASKAWSCISVCAIVASEGLGIDVVSGGELYTALTAGVSPDKIYFHGNNKSREELIFAIQSSCTIVVDNWYELQTLVELGKGDSELAIGLNPQSPIPIMLRLTPGIECHTHEYIRTGHLDSKFGFDPNEIEELFTFVSQQPVLNCVGLHAHIGSQIFERQPHQDLAAVMVQWMSKATRYGLAVKELNVGGGLGIKYTESDDPPSIEEWVQPICEVIQEACAAENLPLPKLIAEPGRSLIGSSCITAYTIGSSKIVPDIRNYVSVDGGMSDNPRPITYQSIYRAVVANRMSSPLTEIATIAGKHCESGDIVIKDAQLPKNQPGDILVVMATGAYNYSMASNYNRLPRPAAVVVANGEANLILRRETYQDLIRQDCLPERVKQG
- a CDS encoding ATP-dependent Clp protease ATP-binding subunit; translated protein: MFERFTEKAIKVIMLAQEEARRLGHNFVGTEQILLGLIGEGTGVAAKVLKSMGVNLKDARIEVEKIIGRGSGFVAVEIPFTPRAKRVLELSLEEARQLGHNYIGTEHLLLGLIREGEGVAARVLENLGVDLSKVRTQVIRMLGETAEVTPGGPSRGNKTPTLDEFGSNLTQMAADGKLDPVVGRAKEIERVIQILGRRTKNNPVLIGEPGVGKTAIAEGLAQRIANKDVPDILEDKRVVTLDIGLLVAGTKYRGEFEERLKKIMDEIRQAGNVILVIDEVHTLIGAGAAEGAIDAANILKPALARGELQCIGATTLDEYRKHIERDAALERRFQPVMVGEPSVEETIEILYGLRDRYEQHHKLKISDEALVAAAKLSDRYISDRYLPDKAIDLIDEAGSRVRLINSQLPPAAKELDRELRQILKEKDDAVRAQDFDRAGELRDREMEIKAEIRAIAQSKTNSTRNEGDEPVVTEEDIAHIVASWTGVPVNKLTESESEKLLHMEDTLHQRLIGQEDAVKAVSRAIRRARVGLKNPNRPIASFIFSGPTGVGKTELAKALASYFFGSEEAMIRLDMSEYMERHTVSKLIGSPPGYVGYNEGGQLTEAVRRRPYTVVLFDEIEKAHPDVFNMLLQILEDGRLTDAKGRTVDFKNTLLILTSNIGSKVIEKSGSGFGFDVAEDVSEAQYNRIKSLVNEELKQYFRPEFLNRLDEIIVFRQLSKEEVSQIADIMLKEVFGRLAEKGITMEVTQGFKDRLIQEGYSPSYGARPLRRAIMRLLEDSLAEEILSGRIKEGDTAIVDVDDTGNVTVRGEQGRELLTPVAES
- the rimI gene encoding ribosomal protein S18-alanine N-acetyltransferase, which codes for MNNASFILPVNESKLEIRALTSADLNEMVDLDRLCFGGLWTLDGYQRELDSPNSELLGIFSPVSVVKLLGMGCFWSILDEAHITILAVHPQHQRQGLGQALLYSLLKLARDRALERATLEVRASNSAAIALYQKFGFQTAGLRRRYYKDNDEDALILWLKDLQHPQFEQILENWYRGIGDRLREHNNWLLGTRD
- a CDS encoding DUF3143 domain-containing protein, encoding MSFPTPDTPLYNHPLPQIEHWLKEQGCQQDETQLHCWHVQRPSWQAELWLDIEQIIVRYIAAGEDGQDIQRAFKYSLSRQDVERAVFSGP
- the cdaA gene encoding diadenylate cyclase CdaA codes for the protein MGDWWKQWLTTLWTQSLLVQTLDILLVLALTYMILVIISERRTLWMVRGFIVLMLASAISGRLELHLLNFVLEKLVIGCAVAMAVALQSEFRRFLEQLGRGEFKQLFQPSRLAVPKSDSVIDEIVDAVKELSKNRIGALLILETTGPIDERDFSVPGVKLNAEVSKELIQTIFQPKTLLHDGATLIRGSRIVSSGIILPLSGRTASRQLGTRHRAAMGITERVENCICVVVSEETGSISLAERGTLNRPLTITKLKESLEDRFSPTVDREAVAPGLLSLGRQISRQIQSKALSPVLRLLGLPSTASRDKK